The following proteins are co-located in the Patescibacteria group bacterium genome:
- a CDS encoding type IV secretion system DNA-binding domain-containing protein — MMRYEHDHENDIIYFGQTNFRNAMRKFGIKTDDRRRHMYIIGKTGMGKTTLLENMILADIYAGHGCCYVDPHGDTAEKIIDFIPSWRINDVVYFNPSDVEHPIGFNILEATDPKMKNLVAAALMSIFKKIWENVWSARMEYILNNTILALLDTPGTTLLGVNRMLSDKDYRLEIVKNIQDPIVKQFWVQEFAAYDAKFASEAVAPIQNKVGQFLSSSVMRNIVAQAKSSINIRQMMDEQKIFIINLSKGRVGEDAMRLLGGMLITKIQIAAMERVDIPEKERVDFYLYVDEFQNFAVDSFASILSEARKYRLNLIMAHQYIAQLDSSTSTAVRDAVFGNVGTIITFRVGSPDAIFMENEFMPRFLPDDLINLPKYGIYLKLMIDGVSSQPFSAFTLPAISQKTDSSQKIIEQSRERYAGNREQIEERVSVWSGFGADVDVEKMIKDVTTAKKEAKKARFAFEYACTRCGKSFTLPIELDKSRPIYCEECKPIIDAERQKSKDRGGKRYDVPAPVASLPAPKVVDGALVEKPAPAVSPASLDSLKPAVPASAPVRALPVPSRVAAPVPGAPSGLTDSQKKRRRRKKKPQAVVPGAPAREPMSVPHPVSPTAPVVPRPTPVTPPKPVLPGERISFEE; from the coding sequence ATGATGCGCTACGAGCACGATCACGAGAACGACATCATCTATTTTGGCCAGACCAACTTCCGTAATGCCATGCGGAAATTTGGCATTAAAACAGATGACCGCCGGCGTCACATGTATATTATCGGGAAGACGGGTATGGGCAAGACCACCCTGCTCGAGAACATGATTCTGGCCGATATTTACGCTGGTCACGGTTGCTGTTACGTGGATCCGCACGGTGATACTGCGGAGAAAATTATTGACTTCATTCCGTCCTGGCGCATTAATGACGTGGTGTATTTCAATCCGTCAGATGTTGAGCATCCCATCGGTTTTAACATTCTTGAGGCTACGGATCCAAAGATGAAGAACCTGGTGGCGGCGGCCCTCATGTCCATCTTTAAGAAGATTTGGGAGAACGTGTGGAGCGCCCGCATGGAGTACATCTTGAACAATACTATTTTGGCGCTTCTTGATACCCCAGGGACTACGCTTCTCGGCGTGAACCGCATGCTGTCTGATAAAGATTACCGCTTGGAAATCGTGAAGAATATCCAGGATCCAATTGTGAAGCAGTTTTGGGTGCAGGAGTTTGCGGCTTATGACGCAAAGTTCGCGTCAGAAGCGGTGGCGCCTATTCAGAACAAGGTTGGCCAGTTCCTTTCCTCTTCCGTCATGCGCAACATCGTGGCGCAGGCGAAGTCTTCAATTAACATCAGACAGATGATGGATGAGCAAAAGATTTTTATTATCAACCTTTCAAAAGGCCGGGTGGGAGAAGATGCGATGCGTCTACTCGGGGGCATGTTGATTACAAAAATTCAGATTGCGGCCATGGAGCGAGTGGATATTCCTGAGAAGGAGCGCGTTGATTTTTACTTGTACGTGGATGAATTCCAGAATTTTGCCGTGGATAGTTTTGCGAGTATTTTGTCTGAAGCTCGCAAATACCGCCTAAACCTCATCATGGCGCACCAGTACATTGCCCAGCTGGATAGTTCAACCAGCACCGCTGTTCGTGACGCGGTGTTTGGTAACGTGGGTACGATTATTACCTTCCGCGTAGGCTCGCCAGACGCCATCTTCATGGAGAATGAGTTTATGCCGCGCTTCTTGCCGGATGACCTTATCAATCTCCCCAAGTACGGTATTTATTTGAAGCTCATGATTGACGGCGTTTCCAGTCAGCCGTTTTCCGCCTTTACCTTGCCGGCCATTAGCCAGAAGACAGACAGCTCGCAAAAAATTATCGAGCAATCTCGTGAACGTTACGCGGGTAACCGCGAGCAGATTGAAGAGCGCGTGTCGGTGTGGAGCGGATTTGGTGCCGATGTTGATGTGGAGAAGATGATTAAAGATGTGACGACCGCCAAGAAGGAAGCAAAGAAAGCGCGATTTGCGTTTGAATACGCCTGTACACGTTGTGGCAAGAGCTTCACGTTGCCCATCGAGCTCGACAAATCCCGGCCTATTTATTGCGAAGAATGCAAACCGATTATTGACGCTGAACGGCAAAAGTCTAAGGACAGAGGTGGTAAACGCTATGACGTTCCCGCACCAGTCGCATCACTCCCTGCGCCAAAGGTTGTTGACGGTGCATTGGTCGAAAAGCCAGCCCCCGCAGTTTCCCCGGCTTCACTCGACTCACTGAAACCCGCCGTTCCCGCTTCTGCTCCGGTCAGAGCATTGCCTGTTCCCTCGAGGGTTGCTGCGCCCGTTCCGGGCGCCCCGAGTGGTCTCACTGATTCCCAGAAGAAACGCCGCCGCAGAAAGAAGAAGCCTCAGGCTGTTGTTCCAGGCGCACCGGCGAGAGAACCGATGTCCGTTCCTCATCCTGTTTCACCGACCGCTCCGGTGGTACCTCGACCAACCCCAGTAACGCCACCCAAACCCGTTCTTCCCGGTGAGCGCATTTCGTTTGAAGAGTAA
- the uppP gene encoding undecaprenyl-diphosphatase UppP, producing the protein MPILHAIILGLVQGLTEFLPVSSSGHLIVFPELLGWDVSSVTFDVAIHVATLGAIVVALKDDIIKVIKGIVKNNENDKSLALKIVVATIPAVVIGGLFHNAFESWRSMTVVGAMLIVWGVVLFVADEVAKRTPRMVLLTEKMPWLAVLLIGLAQVLAFVPGTSRSGVTMSVGLLAGLSKETAAKFSFFLAIPAILGAGAVTFLEVLQNGLDVPIPSLVAGSIAAFVSGIFAIRFLLLIIKKWSFAPFAIYRVVFGVILLIVSVLKY; encoded by the coding sequence ATGCCCATTCTTCATGCGATTATCCTTGGGTTAGTTCAGGGGCTGACGGAATTTTTGCCGGTTTCTAGTTCTGGTCACTTGATTGTTTTTCCGGAATTGCTTGGCTGGGATGTTTCGAGTGTGACCTTTGATGTAGCTATTCACGTGGCGACACTCGGGGCCATTGTTGTGGCGCTTAAAGACGACATAATAAAAGTTATTAAGGGCATAGTTAAAAATAACGAGAACGACAAATCGTTGGCCCTGAAGATCGTTGTCGCCACCATTCCAGCCGTAGTGATCGGCGGACTGTTCCATAACGCCTTCGAGTCTTGGCGGTCAATGACCGTCGTGGGCGCGATGTTGATTGTTTGGGGCGTGGTTTTGTTTGTGGCTGACGAGGTGGCCAAACGTACACCGCGAATGGTGCTCTTGACTGAAAAAATGCCTTGGTTGGCGGTTTTGTTGATTGGCTTGGCTCAGGTGTTGGCATTTGTGCCAGGTACATCTCGTTCCGGCGTCACTATGAGCGTTGGTCTATTAGCCGGCCTGTCAAAAGAAACGGCGGCTAAGTTTTCTTTTTTTCTGGCCATTCCGGCTATCCTGGGGGCGGGCGCGGTGACCTTTCTGGAGGTTCTTCAGAACGGTCTAGACGTGCCGATCCCGTCTTTGGTTGCTGGCTCAATTGCTGCCTTCGTATCTGGCATTTTTGCTATTAGATTCCTCCTTTTGATCATTAAGAAATGGTCATTTGCTCCCTTTGCCATCTATCGGGTAGTGTTTGGCGTGATTCTGCTTATTGTCTCAGTATTAAAGTATTAA
- a CDS encoding DUF475 domain-containing protein, whose amino-acid sequence MFTFAMLFTVIGLSLFEVISSIDNAIINAEVLGGMSAKARRWFLFWGILFAVFVVRGTLPWLIVWAATPSLGLLGSLTATFSNDPSVHAAIESSSPILLMGGGVFLLFLFLHWLFLEPKTFGLPGEKFILRQGVWFYAAVSIALTLIVWYAMAINPMLAFGAVVGSTAFFITHGFKQNAEEAEKTLMHGQNHMSDISKILYLEVIDMTFSIDGVLGAFAFTMAVPLILLGNGIGAIVVRWITVSNIERIKKYPLLKNAAMYSVLALGAIMLAHAFGAHVPEWLSPTITTFIIAFFVLRSFQTKPKTT is encoded by the coding sequence ATGTTTACTTTTGCCATGTTGTTTACGGTCATCGGGTTATCTTTGTTCGAGGTTATCTCGAGCATCGACAATGCCATCATTAACGCCGAGGTACTAGGCGGGATGAGTGCAAAAGCTCGCCGGTGGTTTCTCTTTTGGGGCATCCTGTTTGCCGTTTTCGTTGTTCGCGGGACGTTGCCGTGGTTGATTGTTTGGGCAGCGACTCCCTCGCTTGGTTTGCTCGGTTCCCTGACCGCCACGTTCAGCAACGATCCAAGTGTCCATGCAGCTATCGAATCATCTTCGCCCATTTTGCTTATGGGCGGCGGAGTATTTTTGCTCTTCTTGTTTCTGCACTGGCTATTCCTTGAGCCGAAAACCTTTGGACTGCCCGGAGAAAAGTTTATTCTTCGTCAGGGGGTTTGGTTTTATGCGGCGGTTTCTATCGCCCTAACTTTGATCGTTTGGTATGCCATGGCCATTAACCCGATGCTAGCTTTTGGTGCAGTGGTGGGCTCAACCGCCTTCTTCATTACGCACGGCTTTAAACAGAACGCGGAAGAAGCCGAGAAAACACTCATGCATGGCCAGAATCACATGTCTGATATCAGCAAGATTCTCTACCTGGAGGTTATTGACATGACTTTTTCTATTGATGGTGTGCTCGGCGCTTTTGCTTTCACCATGGCCGTGCCGCTTATTCTGCTCGGTAATGGTATAGGTGCGATTGTTGTTCGTTGGATCACGGTTTCAAATATCGAACGCATCAAGAAGTACCCACTCCTGAAGAATGCCGCCATGTACTCCGTTTTGGCGCTTGGTGCCATCATGCTCGCCCACGCTTTTGGGGCCCACGTGCCAGAATGGCTGAGTCCGACCATTACTACTTTTATCATCGCCTTCTTCGTTTTACGATCATTTCAGACTAAGCCAAAAACAACTTAA
- the mnmA gene encoding tRNA 2-thiouridine(34) synthase MnmA produces MENNSKAKSLEPRQRVLLGMSGGVDSSVSAILLLEQGYEVIGGFMKNWSAGAGTEECDWRDERRDAMRVAAQLGIEFHTFDFEDEYRKLVYEYMISEYKAGRTPNPDVLCNKYMKFDLFLREADKLSCDFIATGHYARKTVDENGVAHLLAGVDANKDQSYFLCQLTQEQISRSLFPIGHLEKPKVRELAKAHDLVVADKKDSQGICFIGQVTMKDFLAERITPHEGNIVTTDGKIIGQHQGFEFYTIGQREGLGIGGGTPLYVVERKPETNEVIVAVGDEDPALYRSTLTATDITETIPGNLNKYAGKKIQARVRYRQPLAACSLTSSMRPATISVLFDVPQRAIASGQFVAFYDGEELLGSGIIA; encoded by the coding sequence ATGGAAAATAATTCCAAAGCTAAAAGCCTAGAGCCCCGTCAAAGGGTACTCCTCGGCATGTCCGGCGGCGTTGACAGTTCAGTATCGGCTATTTTGTTATTGGAGCAGGGGTATGAAGTCATTGGGGGGTTCATGAAAAACTGGTCGGCTGGCGCTGGCACAGAAGAATGTGATTGGCGAGATGAACGAAGAGATGCGATGCGCGTGGCCGCGCAGCTGGGAATAGAGTTCCACACGTTCGACTTTGAGGACGAGTACCGCAAGCTGGTCTACGAATACATGATCAGCGAGTACAAGGCGGGGAGAACGCCGAATCCTGACGTGCTTTGTAATAAGTACATGAAGTTTGATTTGTTCTTGCGCGAAGCCGATAAACTCAGCTGTGATTTTATTGCCACGGGACATTACGCTCGAAAGACTGTCGACGAGAATGGTGTCGCGCATCTCTTGGCGGGTGTTGATGCGAACAAAGACCAAAGCTATTTTTTGTGTCAGCTAACGCAGGAGCAGATTTCGCGTTCCCTGTTCCCGATCGGTCATCTCGAGAAGCCGAAGGTGCGTGAGCTTGCGAAAGCTCATGACCTTGTAGTGGCTGATAAAAAAGATAGCCAGGGGATTTGTTTTATTGGACAAGTCACCATGAAAGACTTTCTAGCAGAGCGCATAACTCCGCACGAGGGAAATATTGTGACGACTGACGGAAAGATTATCGGTCAGCATCAGGGCTTCGAGTTCTATACCATTGGCCAGCGTGAAGGTCTCGGCATTGGCGGGGGAACGCCGCTCTATGTGGTTGAGCGTAAACCCGAGACGAACGAGGTGATTGTGGCCGTTGGCGATGAGGATCCGGCCTTGTATCGCTCGACACTAACTGCGACGGATATAACGGAAACTATCCCAGGGAATCTTAACAAGTACGCTGGTAAGAAAATTCAAGCTCGAGTTCGTTATCGCCAGCCACTCGCCGCGTGTTCGCTGACCTCAAGCATGCGACCCGCAACTATTTCCGTTCTGTTCGATGTTCCTCAAAGAGCGATTGCTTCCGGACAATTTGTTGCCTTTTATGATGGGGAAGAGCTTCTCGGTTCAGGTATAATTGCATAA
- the secF gene encoding protein translocase subunit SecF, giving the protein MKNVNIIGYSKVWLALSGLIVGLAVVSIAFFGLNFGIDFTGGSLLEIHGVESSVEDVRKAVEATGHEATVQESDTGAYFVRLSPISEEEHQAVLAAIKKISPKTEEVKFDSVGPTIGNELKKASVTALVFLLVLIGAYIAWAFRKVSYPVKSWKYGVVTMVAAFHDVIIPMGAFAVLGKVFGYQVDTAFVAAMLTILGYSINDTIVVLDRTRENLFRHRYADQTFGEIVNTSIIETLGRSLNTTLATIIPLIAIFFLGGETTRPFVLALIIGIISGAYSSIFVASPLLVAMQKLGKK; this is encoded by the coding sequence ATGAAAAACGTAAATATCATTGGTTACTCAAAAGTTTGGCTGGCCTTGTCCGGCCTGATTGTTGGTCTAGCTGTGGTTTCTATCGCCTTCTTCGGCTTGAACTTCGGCATTGATTTTACTGGTGGCAGCTTGCTTGAGATTCACGGAGTTGAGTCATCCGTTGAAGACGTGCGCAAAGCCGTTGAGGCCACTGGCCACGAAGCGACGGTTCAAGAGAGTGATACCGGTGCTTATTTTGTTCGTCTCTCGCCCATCAGCGAAGAAGAACATCAGGCAGTGTTGGCTGCGATCAAGAAGATTTCGCCCAAGACTGAGGAAGTTAAGTTTGACTCCGTCGGTCCAACTATTGGTAATGAACTCAAGAAGGCTTCCGTTACCGCGCTAGTTTTTCTGTTGGTTCTCATCGGCGCGTACATCGCTTGGGCTTTCCGTAAAGTGTCTTACCCGGTTAAGAGCTGGAAGTATGGCGTCGTCACTATGGTCGCAGCGTTTCATGACGTCATTATTCCGATGGGTGCTTTTGCTGTCCTTGGAAAGGTTTTTGGCTATCAGGTTGATACGGCTTTCGTGGCCGCCATGCTGACCATTCTCGGTTATTCGATCAATGACACTATCGTGGTGCTTGATCGTACTCGCGAAAACTTGTTCCGCCACCGCTACGCTGACCAAACTTTCGGCGAGATTGTGAACACTAGCATCATTGAAACCCTCGGTCGTTCGCTCAATACCACACTTGCAACCATTATTCCGCTGATCGCCATCTTCTTCTTGGGTGGAGAGACGACTCGTCCGTTCGTGCTCGCCCTGATCATCGGTATTATTTCTGGTGCGTATTCCTCGATCTTCGTGGCCAGCCCGCTCTTGGTAGCCATGCAGAAACTTGGCAAGAAGTAG
- a CDS encoding class I SAM-dependent methyltransferase: MLNRESAVWKDYALLDSGDGEKCELFGGVLMVRPEPQALWRKADASKHWPEAHLVYSRKGKEGEWQVNSEVPESWEVKWEDLTFIVRPTNFKHTGLFPEQASNWKYLRENIKPGMKVLNLFGYTGGASVAAASRDAEVTHLDASKPVVTWTKENLEASGLGDKKVRLIVDDAIAFVAREIRRGNVYDAILMDPPAFGRGPEGEVWQFETNLPALIESCTQILNKDHGLLLVNAYSLGYPATAIENLVRSTVPFAKNIESVELTLKEQSARGFELPTGVVIRATW; the protein is encoded by the coding sequence ATGCTTAACCGAGAATCTGCTGTTTGGAAAGATTATGCTTTGCTCGACTCCGGTGACGGAGAAAAGTGCGAGCTTTTTGGCGGGGTGCTGATGGTTCGTCCTGAGCCACAGGCTCTTTGGCGAAAGGCGGATGCATCAAAGCATTGGCCCGAGGCGCATTTGGTTTACTCTCGTAAAGGTAAAGAAGGGGAGTGGCAGGTGAACAGCGAGGTGCCAGAATCTTGGGAGGTGAAGTGGGAGGATCTGACTTTTATTGTCAGACCGACTAACTTCAAGCACACGGGACTTTTTCCTGAGCAGGCGAGCAACTGGAAATATCTTCGCGAGAATATTAAGCCGGGCATGAAGGTTTTGAACTTGTTCGGTTACACGGGCGGCGCATCAGTTGCGGCGGCCTCGAGAGACGCCGAAGTTACACATCTCGACGCCAGCAAGCCGGTTGTCACCTGGACGAAGGAGAACCTGGAGGCTTCAGGACTTGGCGATAAAAAGGTTCGCCTCATTGTTGACGATGCTATTGCGTTTGTCGCGCGAGAAATTCGTCGAGGAAATGTCTATGATGCGATTCTGATGGACCCGCCAGCTTTCGGTCGCGGACCAGAGGGAGAGGTTTGGCAGTTTGAAACAAATCTTCCAGCGCTCATTGAGTCTTGCACGCAGATTCTGAATAAAGATCATGGATTGCTCCTCGTTAATGCTTATTCACTAGGTTATCCAGCGACGGCGATCGAAAACCTTGTGCGGTCGACAGTCCCGTTCGCCAAGAATATTGAGAGCGTCGAGCTTACTCTTAAGGAACAATCGGCGAGAGGATTTGAATTACCGACAGGTGTCGTCATCAGAGCTACTTGGTAA
- a CDS encoding RluA family pseudouridine synthase, which yields MEILYEDNHVIAVNKPHGMLTQGDDTNDVSLFDEVKKFIKERDQKPGNVFVGLLHRLDRPVGGVVLFAKTSKGASRISEQIRNHSVEKVYWAVVEGKPERQAGEVIQWLVKDEAKNIVTPFDHEVTGSLKAELAYKVLNTKEGRSLVEIHPKTGRPHQIRVAMSSLGTPIVGDLKYGAKTKLEHDIALFARSFSFAGPTTKERITAIAEPTLPVFANM from the coding sequence GTGGAGATTCTCTACGAAGATAACCACGTCATTGCCGTAAACAAGCCGCATGGCATGTTGACCCAAGGGGATGACACGAATGATGTTTCACTTTTTGATGAGGTGAAAAAGTTCATCAAAGAACGGGACCAGAAGCCGGGAAATGTTTTTGTTGGTCTTTTGCATCGGTTGGATCGACCAGTCGGCGGAGTTGTGTTGTTTGCAAAAACAAGTAAGGGAGCGTCGAGAATTTCCGAGCAGATTCGCAATCACTCTGTCGAAAAAGTGTACTGGGCAGTCGTTGAAGGAAAGCCGGAGCGACAAGCCGGCGAGGTGATTCAATGGCTCGTGAAGGATGAAGCCAAAAATATCGTGACGCCATTTGACCACGAGGTTACGGGGTCTTTGAAAGCCGAACTTGCCTATAAAGTTTTGAACACGAAAGAAGGGAGATCATTAGTTGAAATCCACCCTAAGACCGGCCGCCCGCACCAAATCCGCGTTGCCATGTCTTCACTCGGCACGCCGATTGTGGGCGATCTGAAATATGGTGCGAAGACAAAGCTGGAACATGACATTGCTTTGTTCGCGCGGTCATTTTCATTTGCTGGCCCGACGACGAAAGAGCGAATCACGGCGATTGCCGAGCCGACTTTGCCCGTTTTTGCGAATATGTAA